The genomic stretch ATCCCTCAGGACAGGGCTGTGTCCCCTGAACCTTCATCCAAGACAAGGCTATGACTACTCAGAACCCCATGACAGAGCTACATCCCTCTCCAACCTCCTGTGGCAGGACCAAGCTCTCTTCAAAATGGGAACAGTGGAGCTCACCACTCTTCCCGAGGCTCACCGCTTTCTTCACCCCCGCCCTGCCCCTACTCACTTTTTCAGCTTCTCGCCCACGGCAGGGGACGCCGCCGGCCTGGTCAGCTTCTCCCTCGGGGGTGATGGCGAGTGGCTCTGGCTGCGGCTGCGGCTACGGCTCTGGCTGCGGCTGCGGCTTGGACTGGGACTGCGGCTGCGGCTCGGGCTGCGACTGCGAGACGGGCTAAGGGACCAGCTGCTGCGGCTGCGGCTACTGCTGTGGTGCCGGGGACCCCGGCCACCCCGCCTGTACCGGTCCCCGGAGCGGGAGCGGCTCCTGGGGGTATGGCGGGGCAGATGGGGGGCTGTTAGGAGCCAGGGACGCCCTCCGCACACCCTGTCCTGGCTCTGAAGCTATAGCCCTCTGGCTAGGCCCTACAGTAGGTCCAGGTGTGATCACCAGCTCCTCCCATCAGCTGCTCCCTGGCCTCGCTCCGTGTCTACACAGAGACCACCCTCCAGATACAACCACCCTGAGATGGCTCCTTGCTTCTCACTCATGGGACATGCACTCACCTCTTCCCCTGGGAGGTGACCTCTGGGATAGCAGGACCTGGCTACCCAGCAGTCCCCCTTTATACACTGTGACCGGGTCTGGGCACCTAGGCACTGTGGCCTCGTCCACACCCTTAGTACCTTTTCATCTTGCTGGGGTCCAGTGGGGACCACCCCCtagccccctctccccacctatCTACAGCACAGATCCACAAGACCCAGTCTGGAGACATGCAGCGCCATCCTTTCTCTGTTCTGGATCCGGGGAGCTCCTCAGCAAGGGCTCACCCTCAGGCTGGCCTTCAAGATGTGGCCATGCCCCCTCCCTTCCCTAGCCTTTCTCCTGTGGCTGCGCTGGGTAAGGCTACAGGCAATGACCTGGAAGTCAACTCTATGCCACACACTGCTTCTGCTAGAGATGTCCAAGTTTTTACAAACTCAAATTTGTTGGCAATGTTGAGAAAATAAACTACCCTTTCAAAATCCAGACTCTCAACTTCTCTTGAAAGAACAGAAGATAAGGTGACTCCAGGCCTGCCACTGCACAGCTGACGCCCTGACTGGAACGGGACACGTGTACCCCAGTTCACTCGGGGCCCACCTGGCCCATTTATTTTACCTGCCAGCCCCTGTAGGTAGCTGACACTTGAGACACATGCCACAACACAGGTGACAATGTTGGTGATGGCAGCACTCGCCCAACACTAGGCCCTGTACTAAGCATTCACACGCGTTACTTATTACACCTTCACGATGACTCAATGAAGAGGACACTATCcttactttacagatgaagaaaatgaagcccCAGAAATTTATGAGCAGGGCCAGAATTTAAAGCCAGACAGCCGCTCCCCAACCCAAtctcacccactgagccatggCATGGACGGCCCTGATCTCACCAAGTAAGAGTCCAGCAAGGGCATTCCACTCCCTAGATGCCTTGTTTCCTACCTCATCCCAGCTCTAAAGGCCAGCCAGGTCCCCACCGCAAACTACAGGACACTCGGGAGTGTCCATACAAGTCTCTATACCCCCGCCTGGGAATTCCCCACAGGAAGACCAGCTCAGTCTCCCGCCACCCCGACCCTCACATGGTCCTGAGAATGTGGCCATGCTCTAAGCCACGTCACCATACGTGGAGAACAGAGGGCACACCTCCCCTGCAAACCAAGGGCTTCCTCACAGAGCAGCAGTGGCCTGGTCCCCTCCCTCAAAGCTGGTCTCGCTCACACAGGGCTGTGCCTGCCCCCCAagacccctgccccccccacacacatcagCACCACACACCTGCTTCTGCGCCGAGGCCCGTAACCACCTCGCCGGGCCGGCGAGCGGGAATACCGGTGTCCATCTCGGGAGCCCCCACCTGAGTGCCGCCGGCCGCGGCTACGGGACCGGGAATAGCGCCGGGAGCGGGACCGAGAGCGGGACCAAGACCGGGAGCGTGAGCGTGCATGGCGGCCAGAACGGTAGTAACCCCCGCCACGGCGGGAGCGGGAGCTGGAGCGAGAGCTGGAGCGGGAGCTGGAGGTCCtcgaggcagaagaagaggaggaggaggaggaggaggagcggcgGCTGCAGGCGGGGCACGGAGGGCCGGTCAGCATGGGCCTGGGCCGTGGCCCCCCACTGCCCCGGGTCCCCCCCATGGTGGCCGGGGCGTAGAGCGGGCAGCGTGAGCGTTACCGACCGGGCGCTGGCATTACGTCCCGGTGCGGGGCCGCCGGgctgggggggtgcggggggcttCCCTGTGGTGGCCCCTGACGCGGCTGCCGCTGCTGCCGCTGCGGCCGCCTCCTCATCGCTGCCCCCAAAACTGGTGATGAACGTGATTTTCTCCTCACGGCCTGGGGtcggggagcgggagcgggagcgggactCAGAGCTGGATTCTGAGGGTGACCTGCAGGGCAAGGAGGAGGGACTCAGCTGCCAGGCTCCTGGGGAGCTCACTGGCTAACCACATACATACAGTATAGTCCCCAAAACGAGGACACAGTAGCACCAAGCACGACTAGGCACCCAGCATGAACGGACAGAgctaaaggacagaaagaaacCCAGCCATGCAAGAGTCTGACTCAACCACAGAGcctcctcaaaataaaaaagtgagtGATGGCAAACTGTACTGATTTTATGCAACTGTTAAAAAAGGGTGAACATATCTACAGATTTAACCTGGAAAGATCACTTCAACCCAGATGTCAATCAAGCAAGTTCTATAAGGTTAAGTGTGGTACAATTCCATTGTTATAAAAGAAAAGTACCCATGTTCCTGGATTGGGTGCTTACCTGGACCTGACCCTGTACCCAAACATACCTGCCTCATCTCACCTATCCTCCCAAGAGCCCAGAGCAGCAGGTCCCTCACACTGCACTCTGAAAAGCGTGCCCGGGTCAGACTGCCATCTGTACACCCTCAAGGCCTCTGCTCCCACATCCCGGAGACAAGCGTGTGCCAGGGTGGGCCCTTCTGTGTAACATTTCTCACTGCTTGTTTCCAGGAGTTTAGATCAAAGAGACTTATGATTTCTGCATCAGGCCTTTCTATCATGCTTGGTCATTTTTAACATATAACTACATCATGTTTagatcaggaaattaaagattcacgtttaaagaaaaaaattgggaaagcaaaataatattctggaagccagaaaaaCAATTCAGACCCGCAGATGACACCAGGCGCTAagacccaccccccacccacccaaacaCACTGCCCAGTCTATGATCACAGAACAGCCTACAGGTTGCCCCCTACCACCCCTTCTCCCCAGCATTGCCCCTCCATCAAGTTTGCTGGCTGCCCCTCCTTGGGCCCTGGGAACTCACCGCTTATAAGGGTCGTAGGTGGGGCTGTCTCGGCGGGCATAGCTACGGAGAGAAGAGCGGGACAGGACAAGTAGGGGCTTGGGATCTGAATAGGCATGGAATTGGGCCCACTCCCCCAGTCAAGGCACCCAAGGCCAGGTACCAGGCACAGTGAGGAGGGGGCTGCTGGCCAGGTCTTACGCCCTGCCTtgatccctctgcccaccccacctcagATCTGTCTGAAGCCTGGCCACACCCCACAAACAATGTTCTGGGCCCTCCCAACCCCGAGCAACAGGGACTCCAGGAGCTTTGGTCCTGCCTGAGCTCCAGACCCCAGACAAGCATCCCTCCTGCTACTCCAAGGCCCTGGTTCTGCAGCCCGGGTCTCGGCTCATTAACAAGGACAATGGTAAAACTAGAACAGCCACAGTGACTTAGATGCTCCCTATGTCCTGAGTGTTTTACTTCCGTGAACTCAGCTGTTCTTCATAACTCTCACATGGCTCCTGGGATCATTCACCTCAGAACTcagcaaactgaggcccagaacaGTACAGTCACCCACCCAGCATCACACAGGCCCTGTGGCCCTGAATCCCACCTTTACGCACTACACTGCGCCTGTACAGCGGGGAGGATGATGGCAGCAATCAGTGGGGCTTTTCCAGACCCCACATCAAGCCTGGAGACCACAAAAGACTGCTTCAGTTAAGCCCCACAGCTATCCTCAGCTATTCTCCTTAACCAGAGATGGTGCAGCAAAAAGAGGTGTGGGTTTGCACTGGGCCTCCAGGACTAAGAGGCAGCAGCAGGCTCATCTGGAAGCCCCTCAACCTAAACCGCCTCATCCCAACCTGCCCCAGACCTTAAAGTGGGCACTGGTGCTCCCCCAACCCTGGGAGGTGATGGTGCCCCCTTTCCAAAGGAGGCAGCAGAAATTCAAGAGAAGTCACTTGCCTCAAATCTGACAAGGACACCACCCAGGAGGAGAAGCACATAGGAGTTCAGGGACAGACCTGTTTCCCTTGACTCTGCTCTCAACTCTTTAGCTACCCCACACCCTTTCCCACTGGTGCCTGTGATGCCTGGCAAGAGTCCCAAGTCCAGCAGGTGAGGGGAGTGGCTGGCAGGGCAGGGTGTCTACATGCCCCTTGAGGCCTTTCCTCCCCTAAACCTACCCCAATTACTGCCCTACTAGGAGGAATCTGTTCACAAGCCCAAGCCTGCCCCCAAAGGGGGCCCCTTAATGAGCCCAAGCTCCCTGCCCCTGAGCCCTGAATGAGGCTGgcagggcagaggcacaggggagGGACCTAGCCTACCTGGGTGGGCTGATCTTGCGGCCCCGGAGTCGCTTTTCCCGGAACTCCCTCCGCTGGCGACGGGAACGTCGGCCCTggagagttggggggggggggggcactgtgtTAATGAGGGATGCACCCTCCCTGaggcaacccccaccccccaccctggcccgGCTCTCACCGAGTACATGGCCTTTTCTTCCTCAAGGGCCTTGGCGTGCTTGATcgcctctgcctcttccttgtCTTTCCGGAGCATCCTGCAAGGGGAGGGGGGTCACAGTGGAGAAGGGGTGGCCATAGGCAGAACTGTTGCAGGAAGTGAGGAATCCCACACCATCCTGGAGTCTCTCAATCATTCAGCACGATTACTGAGCACCCACTGCACACGGATGCTATTTTACGTACTGGGGATTCActattgaaaacaaacaaaaatcttggCCCTTGCGGGCTTACGTTCTAGGGAGAAAACAGTGACCAAGGTAATGGGACGAGTAGTACGTTAAACAGTAAAAAGTTAGATGGGAAGATTGACggcagaaggaggaaggaagtgcCAGGGAACATGTAAAAGCTGCTACAGCTTTCAAGAGGGAGGTCAGGGAAGCCACATGGAGAAAAATGACAACTGAGGAGAAACCACAGGGAATAAGTCGCAAAGCCAACACTGCAGTGGCCTGAAGTCTGGTGGAGCCTTAGAGGCTACACAGGGGTGGAGTGTGTGGGTAAGAGGAGGAGAGGACCAGACAGGTAAGGTCTTGTGGCCGTGGTGAGGACTCTGGGTGCCCAAGGAATGGGGCAGTCATggagggttctgagcagaggGTGCCATGTTCAGATGGGATCATTCGGATTCAGACCCAATACTCTGTTAACTGGGGCCATTCTCTGTGAGACCTGCATGCACATCAgcaactgtgagggagtgagccaGTGACTGAAGCCTCCTCTCCACCAGAGGGTGCTGTCCACCAGGCCCAGGAACCCGGGGAACTTTTAGGGGTCAGAGGTCCGCAGGTCACACGGAGTTGGGTGCAGCTTCAGTTTCCACACAGGCAAAGCCTGGTCAAAGTACCATCCCATATGCTCTGGAGCCTGTGCATGTGAAGCCGCCGcacgccgccccccccccccacatgggGCTGGGCCTACCAGCACCGAGGAATAAAGCAGCTGTGAGCAACAGGGGTGAGGATGGACACCACTGGGCCAGAATGGAGGAGCACCAGCCAGCAGGCCTCACCTGACAAAGTCACCATCGGCCATGCCATAGGTCGTGGCCTGCTTGTTGAGATCTGCCACCTGCTCCTGGTTCAGTTCGTCCACATCCACCTCCACGTCTGCACCAAGAGAAAGGCTGTCAGGGGCCAAAGCCAAATGAGAAGACCGGGGATGAGGGGGCAGTGCCCTGAGAGATGGGGGCACGAGGGGATGCCCACCACACTGGAGGCCTCTGCAGGGAGGGAACGAGTCAGCTCATCTCGGCGTCCCCAGGCTGGCACAGGGTTGGCCGGAGGTGAGCGCAACCAACGGCAAGGGGCgttaggtgggggtggggaggagatgcAATTCATGAGGACCCAAATGAGCACTGAGATGGACGATCGAGACCAGTGGACTGAGCGATGTACCATGTGTCGATGGGGACGGATGATGGGGGGTGAAGATCTGGGTGAGTCAGAAGTGTTTAGGAGCTAGATGCACTCTGAGAAGGGGATGGATGCCTCACATATGTGTGATAAGCAGCAGCTGGCTGAGCGGATGAGGTTAGACAACTGGAGCTACCAGTATTTGCGGGGAACAGTGAATGGCAGGGTCGGGATGGGGGGAGGTGAGGGATGGCTCTGGACTGAACGAACACATGTTCTCCAGAGGAGAGAcaaaaagagggagacagagaggctaACCCAAGTAGAAAAGAACGGAAACAGAACCTAGGTGGGGACAATATCATAGAAGTAGTATcctaaaatgagaaaggagaaatacagagagGGAGGCCAACACAGAGGAGCACATGAGTAAGACATGGAGGACGGCAGAGGCTGGAGTGCCCTGGAGCAGGGACGGGAGAAATGGGGCTCGTAAGTGCGGGGTGTCCCACAGAGGGTGAGGAACGAGACACGAAAACGATGCCCAGGGACTGCGGggtgggagagggcagagaggggaCCCCACCGATGTCGGGGATGACCTCATCTTCGTCCGAGTTGCTCTCCTCCTCTGCTGGtgactcctcctcctctggcttctCCACCACCTTCTCTACTTCAGCCACGGTACTGTCCTCATAGGTGTAGCCAATGGAAGCCTTCTTCTCTGCCAGCCTGGGACGGGGAAGCCCATGAGCCAGGAGGGCCACGGGCAGGGTCCAGCCCAGATCCCAAGCCATGAGGGAGGGCACACTGACTCCCCAAGCTCTAGCCTCCCAAGGGTGCTCTTGCCTCCAGGCCCTCACACACACAGTCCCCCAGCCTAGAACCTTCTGCACCTGCCTCCTACcagcccttccctcttcccctaaGCTCCAGCTCCAAGGCCTCCAGGAAGTCATTCCCTAGGCTGGGTCATGCACCATCCTGAGCTCCTCAGCCCCACCCTTGTTGGGTCATGACTACTGGGGGTCAGGGAGGTCCCAGCGGGGCAGGCTCCCTTCTGTCTTCTAAGCACTTGCTGTTAGCAGACTCGAGGGCAGGACCCAGAGTTATCTTGGGTAACAACGTGACCCAGCTCTGCCCATAACAGGGGAGCAGCCTCAAGCATGTCTGTTGCTGAATTAATTTAGTTAATAGTCCCAAGCACCCTTTGAGTGCCAGCCTCATCCTGAAAGTGGGATCATGGGTAAGATCAGTCATTGAGAAGCTTCCATGGCATCTGTGGAAACTCCAGATGGAAGAAAGGAGTCAGGCTCCTGGACTGCTGTGGGACAGGTGGGCCAAGAGCTGCCCCAGGAGGAAGACAGGGCTACCCCGGCAGAGGGCACAAAGACAGAAGGGAGACTGCCCACCAGCTGCTCCAGGTAAGGCCCCAACTCCCCCCACAGCTTGTTCCTTGAAGGACATGGCCTTGAGAAGCCCCCCTCTGAAGTGACACTTGCTGCTGCTGAACACACACAGGGCAGGCACAGAACCACCTACAAGCTCCATTCACTGCAGGAAGAGAGGACTCCTCCTAGCCCTTGTGGCAGGGGAGCACAACAAAAGTCAGAGAGGGAGTCCTCAAAGGCAGGACTCACCCACGCCTGGGTCGACACAGGCCACCACTTCCTCCTCTAAgtgtttactgagtgcttactgtgtacCCAACACTGGCCTTGACtctgagaaaactgaggtggATGAGCTAGATGAGGCCGTGCCCTGGTGGGGCTCACAGTCCTCCGGGCTCCCCCACTGCCACCATGCCCCCAGACCCCAACTCACTTCTTCTTCTCATCCTCACTGGGTCTCTGGAGGCCTCCGTACAGCTCGTCAATGTAGATCTGGTACAGGCACTGCTCCTCTGAGACTGAAGCAGAGTACGAGACAGAAGGGTCAGAGTGGGGGTGAGGGACACAAGaatgcagaaggaaggaagacgaGTGCAACCCAAGTTCAGCCAGGGGCAGAGTTGCTGGAGTGCAGATAATCACAAACTGTGTGGGGAGGACACAGCAACTGCAGGACTCGCCATGAGACCATAAAGGGGCTTAACTTCTCTCTGcctggtttccttttctgtaaagcAGCTGCCCTGGCAGAGTGAGCACTTGGCACTGGAGCAATGGTCCTATTATCCCTGCAAGGGAGGCCTTTGGTTGGACCCCTCAAAACTACAAACTTCTGACCACTGGATGTCACTGGGACTTCATGGGCCACTCCACCATGTgcctctctgtggctcagtttcaATTACACGTGTTTGGAGCCATCTGAGCTCTTGTTTACCCACAATACCTAACTTGGGGAGCTCGGCATTGTGTCAGAGCCTTCTCTGATCTTCCCTGCAATTGAACACATGGCCCTGACGGGCTGCGGGATCCTGGGCA from Canis aureus isolate CA01 chromosome 1, VMU_Caureus_v.1.0, whole genome shotgun sequence encodes the following:
- the CLASRP gene encoding CLK4-associating serine/arginine rich protein codes for the protein MWHEARKHERKLRGMMVDYKKRAERRREYYEKIKKDPAQFLQVHGRACKVHLDSAVALAAESPVNMMPWQGDTNNMIDRFDVRAHLDHIPDYTPPLLTTISPEQESDERKCNYERYRGLVQNDFAGISEEQCLYQIYIDELYGGLQRPSEDEKKKLAEKKASIGYTYEDSTVAEVEKVVEKPEEEESPAEEESNSDEDEVIPDIDVEVDVDELNQEQVADLNKQATTYGMADGDFVRMLRKDKEEAEAIKHAKALEEEKAMYSGRRSRRQRREFREKRLRGRKISPPSYARRDSPTYDPYKRSPSESSSESRSRSRSPTPGREEKITFITSFGGSDEEAAAAAAAAAASGATTGKPPAPPQPGGPAPGRNASARRRSSSSSSSSSSASRTSSSRSSSRSSSRSRRGGGYYRSGRHARSRSRSWSRSRSRSRRYSRSRSRGRRHSGGGSRDGHRYSRSPARRGGYGPRRRSRSRSRSGDRYRRGGRGPRHHSSSRSRSSWSLSPSRSRSPSRSRSPSPSRSRSQSRSRSRSQSHSPSPPREKLTRPAASPAVGEKLKKTEPAAGKETGAAKPKLTPQEKLKLRMQKALNRQFKADKKAAQEKMIQQEHERQEREDELRAMARKIRMKERERREKEREEWERQYSRQSRSPSPRYSREYSSSRRRSRSRSRSPHYRH